In the Syntrophorhabdus sp. genome, TGGCAACGATGCCGGCGCGAAGGGGATTGAGGTGAATGTAGCGGACGAGCTCCAGGAAATAGGATTCCTCCTGGCAGAGGATGGACTTGTAGCGGTTCTGGAACAGGTGGCCGGACCTCTTGTGACGCCTGTTGTGCCGGACCGCATAGGCCGTCAGAAGGCGCCGCATCACCTGTGCGAGCGGCGCCTGTCCCGTCCCGAGGAGCAGATGAAAGTGGTTCGGGATGAGGGTGAAGGCGTAGCAGTGCGTCTTCGTCTGGTCCAGGATCACGCCGAAACGGTCGAGAAAGAGGTCCCTGTCATAATCATCACGGAAGATCACCCGCCGCTCGATGCCTCTCGCAATGACGTGATGCAGGGCACCTGCGGCATCTATGCGGGATTTGCGTGGCATGTCAGGGACGCCCTGCAGGCTGCTTGCCCGGCCTCTTCTCGAAGAAGGATCTCATCGGTGAAATGGGCTCCAGCCATGCACTGTCCTCTTCGGCGACATTTCGATGGATTCTGATCGATATGATCCTGTCATCAGGGAACCTGAACTCCATGATCCGTATCGTTCCGCCGTGGATCGTATAGGATTCGAGGGAAACCCGAGAATCGGGTCCCGTATCCTTCGTTATGGTTTCGACGAGGAAGAAGAGATCCTCGGCAAATCGTATCGATTCCTGATCCGTCCATTGGTTCTTTGAGTCCGCCATCCTTGCCGACGAAAAGAGAACCAATGCTATGAAACCCATCAACAATATATTTCGTGACATGTATATCCTCCATGAACGGGACCCGCCCTCATGGACCACCGTATGGCCATCGTCATGTTCGTAGGTGACCCTCCTTGTGCCCTTATGGTTCTTGTACGTGGCCTTCCTGCAGGTCATGCTTGTCCTCCTTTTCATAAAGGGATGATCTCTACAAGATGCATATTACTTTTCCTGACGAAGAATCGGGACACGGAGGGATGAGAACGATCTCTCGAACGGTTCAACCCCTGACGTTCGAGAACCTTGGGAACATCCTTCGCGTTTTCACATTCGGCATCCGTGCAAGATCAAAGGAACGTATTGTAAGCATGGAATCTGAAAACCCGAAAAGAGGCGCGGCCGTTATTTACATTCTCGGGAGAGAGGGATAACATCTGCGTAATACATCGACAATCATCGTTGCTCGTTCAGACCTGAAAATAGAAGAATGTGAAGATGCGATGTCCCCAAAGTCCCTTTGCAAAAAGGAACAGGCATGGTATATAGAAAATATTGTCTGCGCAACGGGATGGATTTTCCCCTCGCAGGAGTGGTAGCAGCGGTGAACATAAAAGGGAAAGCAATCTCAGATTTCAGGCTGCGTCTGACAGGCGTCTCATCTTCGCCGGTTGTTGTGGCAAAGGCTGGCGAGATAGCCGGGGGAAAGAGGTTGGGCCTGGACCTCATCGCGTCGCTCGCCGATGCCTCATACGCGGTAGCCCATCCAGCAGAAAACCTCGAAGCGAACGCCAGGCGGCGAAGATCGATGGTGCGCGTTATGACAGAAGGGATTTTGGCCGGTATTGCGAATGGACTTGCGTAATATGTATAAGTGTTTTGCTTTCGATTTGCCATCGCGCGTACCTCTATCGAGCACGTCAAGGCCGGGTAAAACATTCATATTCCGGATCGGGGAGAAACCACATTATGAAAAACATGCAAAGGCATTTATTCGCTTCCACATTTCTGTTCCTTTTTCTAGGGGGGATTGCTTCATCTGTTTACGCTGTTGTTTTTTCCAGCGACGCCCTCTATTTTTACATCGGCGGAAAGCGAATTGCGGACAATTCGATCATTGTCCTATATGCGCAAGACGGTAAAGAACACTTAGAGGTATGTGAAAAAGGGTCGTTCTGGCTGCGCCAGGGTCCGATGTGGAACCCGGGACCCTATACATTCGTTCAGACATCTCACAAGGACATTCTGACCATCGAAAAGTGGTTTGCAACACCGGAAGGGAAGGCAAGCAAAGAGCCCGATAAAGACTATCAGAATTATCTCGGCAAAAAAACAGCCGGTGCGCCGGGCCGCACCGAAGTCAAAATCCCCACGATCAAAGAAAGCCCGGCTTTGGACCGGTCGCCCAGTCCGCCGCCGCGTGCCGGAATGGCCGAAGGAAAGATCGGTTATGACCGCTTTTTCCGTGTCGATCTCCAAACCGGAACCATTACCCAGACGCTTCGTTCCGAAATTTTCAAGGACAGCGGGAAATGATTTGGTCTTTATCATGTGAAATACGACGGAACGGGAACCGGACAGGCAAGGCCCGGCACAAAAAAGCACAAATAATCCGGAGGATTTATGAGGATTACACCAATAAGGAAAGGTCTGTTTTCGCTATTCATCCTTGCGGGAGCTGCTGTTTTAATGTCCTGCGCCTCAACGCCTCAAATACCCCAGACGCCTGTCATCAAAAGTGAAGGTCCTTACGCCATCGGCGACAGAGGCCCGGCCGGCGGCTGGATCATTTATGACAAAGGGGATAATTCGGAAGGCTGGAGATACCTGGAAGCCGCGCCCGAAGATCAAACTCCGGCAAGCTGGCGTCATAAGGGCCTGGTGAAATGGGGCTGCCATGGAACATCCATACCGGAAGCCCGCCATACAGCCATCGGCAAAGGCAGGGCAAATACAAAAGCCATTATAAAGACCTGCGATGAACCGGACACCGCCGCGCGGAAATGCGCCGAATATCGCGGCGGCGGCAAGGACGACTGGTTCCTCCCGTCACGCGAAGAGCTTAATCTGGTTTATACGGTCTTGTATCAGCAGGGGCAAGGCGATCTGCGCATGGGTGAATACTGGTCTTCTTCTGAAACCAGCAACGGCCGTTACGCCTGGAATATTAATTTTACCAACGGCAAACAACTCTACGGCAACAAGTATCCGAAATATCGCGTTCGGGCCGTCCGGGCCTTTATGGATAAAAAATGAGTAGAGCGTATATTTAATTACCAGTTCCGAAATGAAAAAAGATGACGCGCAAAAGATGGATGATAAAGAATAGGCAGGCGAAATTTCATTCTATCCCTCTTCTTATTCTGATGATGCTAACGCTGTTGTGCGGTTGCCGGGAGTCTCTTCCCGTCAATACGGTAAAGTTCACGCCGGCCGAGACGGACGCGTTGAGAATCCTTAGAACATTGCGGTCTGTTCTGGTGGAAATAGACGCACGGGACCCGGAAACGAAAGCAACGACGGTACTACAGCTTTGCCGGCGTCTAAATCAAACACCGGGAGCTTACCGGTCGCAGGAATTGGTTGCTTTAGCTGATGAATTACCCGTCTCCTGGCTCAATGATCCCCAGAGCGCCTCCGGAACTTACGGCGGATACCGGTATGTGCTCGTCCGGGGCAAAGAAGACGGAGTCTATGCCATTCCCGAACCTGGCGATGAGCGATTTGTCTTTTACGCACGGCTTCCTGCGGGCCTTTTCCTGTGCAGGGTGGAGGAATTCAGAGACCTTCAACCTGTTGGTCCGCCGAATACAAAAACCGATGCGGCCTGGCGGCCATTGCCAGTGGTGAAGTAATGCCGAATCATCCAACTGCGCCGCCCGCAGAGGATAGTAATTGATCGACATAATCCCGCTGAAGGAGGATGCGAATGACAACCCGGGAGAAAACATCAGCCCTCGGGCCCGCCTTTATTTTTGTTCTTGCCTCTTGCCTTGGATATTCCCAACCGGCCTTTCCGGCGAATGCCTCTGATCATCGGGAACACACGGCTTTTGCAACCTACGACGGCACGCCATCTTCCCATCCGCCGTTGATGGAGGCGCTGAATGCCGGCGTTGACGCTTACACACCGGCCGGACCAAACCGTATTCCGCTGCCCTATGCCGCCACCGGCAACACCCGGGATCAAACTCACGCGGTGTCCGCACCCCGGGAGGGACCAGGCGGATGGCTGGAATTGACACCGGGCGCGGCCGGCGGCTTTTCTGAATTTCATCTCCTTAATGTCCGGGCCGGACAGAGACTGGCTCTTTACATCGGAGGCAACACCTGGGAGGTTCCTCGTACGCTGGAAGCGGAACTCCTGACGAGGCGCGGCAAGAAATTGATCCCCGTTCCCGGGATTGAGCGCATCCGTCCGGATGGCTTTGACGGAGCCGGATGGGCACAAAAGGCGCGGGGAGCCCTCGTTTTCACAGGCGTTCCTGAACAAGATGCGCGAATCGTCTTGCGCATTCGGACGACGGGGCTTCGTCCGGAAGAAAGGCCCCGGCTCAACAACGCAGCCACTGGATAAGACTGCCGGGCATACCGGACTCCATTAGGCTGCCGGCTGCGCCGTAACCGTTTTTAGTGAAAACCGATACTCAGGGGGAAAAGCATGACGCCGATCAGGCTAATATTGATCGTCTCTTTAATGACCTTTTTGTGCGGGGGGAGTAGCTTCGCCGAAGGCTTTCCGGTATCTCCTTACAGAATTCAGCAATATATTGCGGCCGGCAATTCTTCAGAGCTCAGCCCTATTTGGCGGGAACTGGGTATACCTGCAGAGTTGTCGACGGTTTATCCGCGAGTGGGCATTGAGCCGGACGATCATGCGATTTTCGACGAATGCGAGGATTGCCGGGCCGAAATTCATCCGCTTGCATGGAAGAACCGCAAAGACAAACTGGTGGCCCTGAAAATCTATCAACCGTGGGGTTCTTGCAGATTCCTCATTTTTCAGCGAATAGATAAAGCAAAGTCAAAAGAGACTCCTTGGCGGTTGATCGGATATGCCGATCATGACTTTGCCCGCTATGACATGCCCGAGCACCGGACAGAAACACTGGGAAACGCAGCATATTTTGTCATGACCGCGCAGGGTTTCTCCGGGACGGGGGTTTCCTTGTACTACGAACGCTGGTATGAATTGTTCTCGGACGGCATGAAGGAAGTTCTCAGTCTGCCGTCGCGCGGCCATGAGTGCCCCGGCCCCACAACGCTATGTCGAAACTTTTCGGCGCGTGTGGAGAAGGCAAAATCGAATAACCTTTGCATCCGGATTTTATACAAGGCCCAATACACGGGCTATCGCTTTCTTCTGGACGGACAATCCTTCGAGGATATTTACCTGTTTGCAACCCGAAAGAACGCGGTTTATGTTCGCGATAAAGCAGGCAACGATTTCACCTTGTCGACGTTTGAGTCCGAAATGACAGCGGAGGAGATTCGTCTCACCTACGGCATCAATGGGCTGACTTGTGAAGACTTCCTTCGTTTCAACGGCGCTCCTATAAAACGACTGACGGCGCAGCCGGATGACAGAAAATCGTGGCTGAAACGCTATTTTCAGGAATGTGAGCCGTCTGCTGACGGAAAGAAGTTGATGGAGGCCCTGACCAAATGAAAGAGACCATCGCTGCGGGGAGAAGAGGTTGGATTTTGCTTTTGGTTGTTCTGGTGCTTCCCTCCGCCTGCGGATTTGCAGTAAATCTCGATCAGCAGTTGATTGCCGCAACCAAACGGGGGGATGCCGCCCAGGTTGAAAGCCTGCTTGAGCGGGGTGCGGCGGTCAACGCGCGTGAGCTTAACGGGCAATTAACGCTGATGCGTTATACCGCACTGATGTGGGCGTCCTATAAGGGACACGGAAATGTGGTGAAGGTTCTTATTGCGCGCGGCGCCGACATTTCTCTCCGGGACAGTGAGGGCCGAACTTCCCTGATGATGGCTGCCTCCGGTGGCCATCTGGATATTGTACGGATGCTGGCGGATGCCGGAGCGGACATACACGCCAGGTCGAATTATTCCGATACCGCTTTGCTTATGGCTGCCTCCGGCGGACACCGGGCGGTTCTCACCTGGTTGATAGAAAAAGGTGCAGCCGTCGATGCGACCAGTGATACAGGCGAGACGCCTCTCATGGCCGCCGCGTTACGCGGTCATACCCAGACAGTCGAAATATTGATGAAAAAAGGCGCCCGAGTAAATGCCATTGATGGAACCGGCAGCACGGCCTTGATAATGGCGAGCATGGGCGTTCTACATGAAGGCGGCGGATCTGCCGAAACAGTTCGTTTACTTCTTGCTTCCGGCGCCGATGTGAACCACAGCAATGACGACGGCACCACCGCCCTGATCGGGGCCGCTTCCCGCGGAAATACGGCTGTCGTGCGGGAATTGCTGTCGGCGGGGGCGGATCGGGAAGCACGGATATCTTACGGACAGGACAAAGGAGAGACGGCGCTTTCCCTGGCTTTGCGCAATCATCATAATGAGGCGGCCGAACTGCTGCAAACGTACGGAGAAACAGCGCAATGAGGACCCTTGGGGACGCCCTTCGCATCTTCACATTCGGCATCCGTGTAAGATCAAAGGAACGTCTTGTAAGCGTGGAATCTGAAAACCCGAAAAGAGGCTCGGCCGTTATTGACATTCTCGGGACAGAGGGATAACATCTGCCTGATACATCGACAATCATCTTTGCTCGCTCAGACCTAGAAAAAAGAAGAATGTGAAGATGTGAAGGGCCCCAAAGTACTGAGACCTAGCCCCCCCTCTTCTGGGGTGTCTCGTCACCCTGTCCGTGCACCGCGTTCCCAGCAGGAACAACAGCCTTCTCCGACAGTATACTGCCACGACCGCATCTGGTGGTCATCTTAACAGGAGAGCTGTCGGAGGATTCTCCGGACCTCTTCTCGCTGGAAAAGTTAAGGCCATTGTGAATGTGTGTGGTCATCGAACAGGTGAATGTGGTATTATGTTAATCAATTCGGGAGGTTGTTATGAAGAGTCTATCGATACGGTACCCTGAATCGGTCCTTGCGACAATGAATCTGAGTACCGATGATTTTGAGAGGGAAGCGAAATTCCTTCTCGCGGTGAAGCTGTTTGAGTTGGGACGCCTCACATCCGGGCAGGCCGCACAGCTTGCCGAGTCTTCCCGTTTCTCCTTCCTGCTGCGGTGCAGTCAATATGGGGTGCCCGCAGTCCAATGGGACGATGAGGAATTGGACGCGGAATTCAAGGCGAAACCATAATGGCTAATCTCAAGAAAGGTCGCCTTCACAGACCTTGGGGACGCCCTTCACATCTTCACATTCGCCTTCCAAGTGCAAGATCAAAGGAACATCGTGTAGACATTGAATCTGAAGGTCCGAAAAGAGACACGGCCGTTATTGACATCCTCGGGAGAGAGGGATAACATCTTCCTAATACCACCAACAACCATCATTGCTCGTTCAGACCCGGTAGAAGAGAGAATGTGAAGATGTGAAGGGCGTCCCCAAAGTACTCCGCCGCGGCGAGCGGGCCGAGAAAACTTTCTCAAGAGATTGAACTATTCTTCGGTCGACGCTTGAGCAGTCTTGATCTCTCAAGAATGCCCACTAACTACATGTGTCCCCGCAGGCCGCCACAAGGCTCCTGCGTAATCCGTCGGAGTCCATGCTCGACCTATCCATATCGTTGAGAACACCGGGTTTCCGGGGCTGAGCCAGACTCCACAGCAACAGTGCGCGAAGGATACGCACACCTTGGAGCCTTTGCACCGACTGGGTGTGTGGAAGGGCTCGCAGTGCTCTTTTGAAGACAACCGCATGAGTCCTCCCTACCTTTTTCTTCAGTCTCCGCACGAGTGCCACATATGCCTAGATCCCGAGGCGGTGTCCTATTCCATAGCCAGGTATCATGGGCCTCGCTAATGATATTCTTGGGAATTGCCCCTTTTTTATCCTGGAGCCCGGCTGTACCCTTTCAGGACAGGATGCCATCAACCTCCGATCTATCAACGTCCATGATGTACTGGATATCGCTGATCTCCGCTGCCTCCCGCGTCAATGCGGCCAGGTCGTTTCGTGAGAGGTGTTCCAGAGAGAATTTCCTGCTCCCTGCCATGAGCTGGCGGAGTCCCTGAGCCAACCGCTCATAATACGTGTATAGCCCGAGCGCGCCGGTCGGCAGCTTGTCGAAGGCGTCGCTGCCCAATTCCTTGCGCAGAGAACTGGCGGTGACAAAGATCTCGTCTTTGGTGTTGCCGAATCGCTCAATGTAGACAGGAACCTGTTGCGCCGTGATAGACAACCCTATCGTCTTCCCCACCATGGCGGCCGCTATCGGTGCGCGGGCCATTCCCACCATCTTCACGAACGGTGCGCCCATAGAGAGGCCCTTGAATATCTGGTCCTCGAAGGAGAATCCCCCATTTACCGCGATGGCGGGCAGGTACCTGTTGTTGTCTGAAAGCCGCTTCGCGTACTGATATACCAGGGAGTGGAGTTCGACTGGCGGCACGCCCCATTCGTTCATCATCCGCCACGGACTCATTCCGGTACCGCCGCCAGCGGCGTCCACCGTCAGGAGGTCCAGCTTGTACTTGGAGGAGAATGAGATCGCCCGTGCCAGATCGGCAGGACGGTATGCCCCGGTCTTGAGGAAGATGTATTTCGCGCCGGCCTTACGCAGACCGTCTATCGTCGCGGCGAATGATTCCTCTGTTACCATTCCCACCCGCGAATGCCTCTCGAATTCCTTGAACGCCCCCATCTGAAAGGCCTCTATCACGTTCTCATCGGTCGGGTCCGGCAGTACGATATAGCCGCGCTCATGGAGCATCTGCGCCTGCTTCAGGTCCTTTATCTTGACCTCTCCTCCGATATCTTTTGCGCCCTGGCCCCACTTGAGCTCGACACATTCAACACCGAGCTTCTCGATGGCATACTCCTGCACCTTCAAACGGCCGTCTTCGACGTTTGCCTGCACGATTATCGCGCCGTAACCGTCATGCTGATGGTCCTTGTACAGTTTCACCCGGCGTTTCAGGTCCACCGTGTCGACGATCCTTCCGTCCTTGAAGACGGCCCCTGGATCCATTCCCACAACATTCTCGCCGATGGTGAGACCGGTCCCCGACAGAGCCGAACCTATAGCAAGTCCTTCCCAGTTGTTCTTGGCGATATTGGTGGAGCCTATGCCCGAAATGATCCAGGGATAGCGGAACTTCAACCCTCCGTCATTCCCTATGTGCACCTCAAGGTCAACGGCCGGGAAAATGGCCTTGTCGCTGTCCATCTCGATGCCATGGGCGCCCGTCGCCGTGCCCATGATATTGAAGTGCGAGTAATCGACGGGATACCTCTTTTCCGCCGCGGTGGTGATGACGCCAAAGGGTTGCGGATATATCACCTCATGTCCGCGGTATGCCGACTTCCCTATCTCGCACATACCGATGCAACCGTCGACACATGTCACACACATGCCCGAAGCGGTGGTTATCGAATCCTCGGTCCTGTTCTTGGTGAGGGTTGCGCTTGAGCTGTTCACTCTTGAAAAAGACATATATATCTCTCCTTTCGTCTAATCTTTTCTTATTTCACACGCCACGCAGGGCGACATGTAGCACATCATGTCATGGAATTGTTCCTTCTCGACACAGGGCGGGCTCAGATTGGCGCAGCCTCCGCAAACCGCCTTGTCCGGTTCGGTATATGTGCATCGCAGCTGGCAGGCCGGACAGATCTGCATGCAGCCTCCGCATAGCCTGCACACATCGGACCGTACATCGAATGGGGTGCCTATGCTCCTGTTGCTGCCGCGGCCGCGGAACCCTATCGCCTTGGCCATCATCTGCTCTTCACACATGCGTACGCATAGCCCGCAGAGGATGCAGTCCTCATGCTCCTGCCGAAAACGCTGTTGCCGGACATTGTGCTGAGACGCGATGTCCTGGATGACCTTGGACTGCGGGCACGACGCCAGGAGAAGCTCTATGACCATCCTCCGCGCACGTACGACACGCTCCGAGGCGGTTCGGACCTTCAATCCTTCCTCTGCCGGGTAGGTACAGGATGAGACAAGCCTTGCCCCCGGTCCATCCCCTATCTCGACAACGCAAAGCCTGCACGCGCCGTAAGGGCTGAGCCCCTCGTGGTGACAGAGGGTGGGAATGGGAAAACCGAGAAAGCGTGCAGCTTCAAGAATCGTTGTTCCTTTCTCCACGGATACACTCAGTCCGTTTATTGTCAGTGTGATCATGGTGAAACCTCCAGTTTATCCGACCGTTCACTGATCCGCGGATGCTTCACTCGTGAACGCGAGATCGCATCGCAGGCAGCGCCTTGCTTCGTGCTGCGCCTCGTCTTCGGGTAAAGCCATTTCCACTTCGATGAAGTTCTTTATTCTCTTCTCGGGCGCAACCGCGGGAGGGACGGCCCGGCCTGTAAAACCGGCTTCGGAATCATCAACCATGGCCGGTGGAATGAACACGGACGGTAGCGTCGCCTGTAAAGGTGCCTCAACTTGCCTGCCCTGAAGATATCGATCAATGACCCCGGCGACCTTTTTCCCGGCGGCAATGGCATCTATGACAGTGTTGGGACCGGTTACCAGGTCGCCGCCCGCAAAAACCCCTTCAAGATTTGTCTCGAGTGTTCTGGGATTGACCTTTATCCTTCCGTTGCCGTCCACTTTGAGGCCCATGGAGGCAAAAGCTCGGCTGTCCGGCCTTTCCCCGATCGCGACGATGAGTGTGTCCAGCGCCAGCGAGAACCCGCTTCCGGGTATCTCCACGGGCTTTCGTCTCCCGGTGGCATCGACCTCTCCCAGCCTGTTCCTCATGCATTCGATGCCGACCAGGCGACCTTCTTCCGTGTAGATTCTAACGGGAGAGACAAGGGTGTGCAATTCGACACCTTCCTTTATGGCCGTCTCGATCTCTTCCTGACGCACCTTTATCTTCACGGGAGAGATCAGCGTCTCGATCCGCACGCCCTCTTCAAGCGCTGCCTCGATCTCTTCTTCATAAGCAGGCATCTCGTCTCGTGTACGACGATAGAGGAGGGACACGCCCGTGACATCCTTCTGACGAAGTGCCACGCGCGCTGCATCCACCGCCGAGTTTCCACCGCCGATCACTCCGACATGGCCTCTGGCAAGCTCAACGCCCTCCATTTTGGACTTCTTGAGGAAGTCTATTGACGGGTAGACCCCGTCGACATCCTCGTTATCGAGGTCGAGGCGCCAGCTTTCATGAGCCCCCGTGGCGATGAACACGGCCTTGAACCCCGTGCGCAGGACATCGTCTATCGTCATGTCCCTTCCAAGCGCACGGTTGTACTCTATGTGGATATTCTCATTGAGAAGGCTTTCTACTTCCTCCCTGACAATGTGCGACGGCAGTCTGTAGGCGGGCAGGGTGCATGTCAGCATGCCTCCAAGGCGGTCTCCCGCCTCGAAGATCGTGACCCTGTAGCCGAGAAGCGAAAGGGAATGGGCGGCGGTCAATCCCGCGGGGCCTCCTCCGATGATGGCTACGCGCTCGTCTTTGATCTCTCCGGGTTTTGGACGGTAGACCGACGCGTCAACCCGGTCGGTGACAAAGCGCTTCAGCGCACGGATGGCTATGGCTTCCCCGTCGCCCACACCAAGATTGCACCGGCTTTCGCATTTTCTGTCACACACGCGGGCACTCACCGCGGGAAGGGGGTTTGCGCTGCGTATGACCCGGTACGCCTCCTCGTAGTCCCCTTTCTCCACGAGGGCCACATACCGCCACGGCTCTGTATCCACAGGGCAGGCCGCCTGGCACGGTGCCCCCACCAGTTGCTTGCAGACAAAGGCGTCGCACCGCTTGTCACGGATATGCCGTTCGTATTCCTCGCGAAAGTACCTGAGTGTGCTCAAAACGGGGTTGGGAGCCGACTGACCGAGTCCGCACATTGTCGTATCCTTGACCGCGAGGGCCAGTTCTTCGAGGAGGGCCAGATGGTCGGACGTTCCCTTTCCCACGGTTATGTCCTCAAGGAGCTCATACATCCTTTGCGTGCCCTTCCTGCAGGTGAAACACTTGCCGCAGGATTCATCCTTCAGGAAACCCATGAAGTACTTCGCTACGTCCACCATGCAGGTATTGCTGTCCATAACGATCATGCCGCCCGATCCCATTATGGAACCGACGCTTTTCAGGGTCTCGTAGTCGATCGTCAGATCGAACTTCGACGCCGGGATACACCCGCCGGATGGCCCGCCGGTCTGGATCGCCTTGATCTCGGCCTTATGCGCCGGTCCGCCCCCGATATCCCTGACAACCTCCTTCAGGGTCATTCCCATGGGCACTTCGACAAGCCCGGTGTTCTTGATCTTGCCGACGAGACTGAAGATCTTCGTGCCCGAACTCCCCGACGTCCCGAGAGCGGCGAATGACCGTCCTCCCATGGCTATTGCCACAGGAATGTTGGCCCACGTTTCCACGTTGTTTATCATCGTGGGTTTTCCATGGAGACCTTTCACTATGGGAAAGGGGGGCCGCTGCCGTGGTTCCCCCATATGGCCTTCAATGGACCTTATCAGGGCCGTTTCCTCTCCGCATACGAATGCGCCCGCGCCTTTCACGATCTCTATATCAAAAGAGAACCCTGTTCCGAGGATGTTCTTCCCCAGGAGACCCACATGTCGCGCCTGTCTGATGGCCGTGTTCAGATGCTTTATCGCCAGGGGATATTCGGTTCTCACATAGATGATGCCCTCTGTCGCACCCGTGCCGTATGCACCGATGAGCATTCCTTCGATTATGCTGTGAGGGTTGCCTTCCAGAACGCTTCTATCCATGTAGGCCCCCGGATCGCCCTCATCGGCATTGCATATGAGATACTTCGCGGTTCTGTTCCCTTGTGAAGCAAAGAGCTCCCACTTCTGGCCGGTGGGAAACCCTGCGCCACCACGGCCCCTCAACCCCGATGCCTTCACCTCGTCGATGACAAACCGGGGATCCCCCCGGGAAATGACATTCACAAGGGACTGATAGCCGTCGTTCTCGATGTAGTCGAGGATACGGATGGGATCGACCTTCTCATTTCGTCCTATTACCGTCCGCACCTGTTTCCTGAAAAAGGGTATGTCGTCCTGTTTCTCGATGGGCTCGCCCGTCTCCGGGTCGACGAAAAGCAGTTCCCTGATGACCTCCCCCTTTGATATGGCTTCGATGATCCTTGCCATATCATCAGGGTTGACCTTCGGATAGAACGTCCGCGCCGGCTCCACCAGTATCGATGGTTCCATGGCGCAGAACCCGTGGCAACCCGTGATGCGGAGGTGAACCTTGTCGGCAAGTTTCTTCTGAAGAAGTTCTCCCTTGGCAGCGCGTATCAGAAGATTGGCCCCGCTTGCCTGGCAGCACGTGCCCGCAGGGATGACAATGGTCGGAGCATCCGTGTCGTTATGAGCGGCAAGTCGTGCCTTAAGTGTCATGAATGCATCTATCGACGTGAGTTTGCTCTTGCGTTCGTTCATCAGATCGTTGCTCCATTCAGAGTAAGCATGTGTCCGTTGCATCCCTTGCGGGAGCAGATACGGATGATCCCCGCCCCTCCATCCACGTTCATCGTCCCCATGGGGGCGTTGCACTCCAGGCAGTCGAAGTCACCCTGAAGATCTGAGCCGCAATGGGGACATAGGGGTGTCAAAAGCGCGTCCTCGGAGACGACATGCTCCAGGACCTTCACGAAGCTGCCGTAGT is a window encoding:
- a CDS encoding DUF1566 domain-containing protein: MRITPIRKGLFSLFILAGAAVLMSCASTPQIPQTPVIKSEGPYAIGDRGPAGGWIIYDKGDNSEGWRYLEAAPEDQTPASWRHKGLVKWGCHGTSIPEARHTAIGKGRANTKAIIKTCDEPDTAARKCAEYRGGGKDDWFLPSREELNLVYTVLYQQGQGDLRMGEYWSSSETSNGRYAWNINFTNGKQLYGNKYPKYRVRAVRAFMDKK
- a CDS encoding ankyrin repeat domain-containing protein; the protein is MKETIAAGRRGWILLLVVLVLPSACGFAVNLDQQLIAATKRGDAAQVESLLERGAAVNARELNGQLTLMRYTALMWASYKGHGNVVKVLIARGADISLRDSEGRTSLMMAASGGHLDIVRMLADAGADIHARSNYSDTALLMAASGGHRAVLTWLIEKGAAVDATSDTGETPLMAAALRGHTQTVEILMKKGARVNAIDGTGSTALIMASMGVLHEGGGSAETVRLLLASGADVNHSNDDGTTALIGAASRGNTAVVRELLSAGADREARISYGQDKGETALSLALRNHHNEAAELLQTYGETAQ
- a CDS encoding UPF0175 family protein, which codes for MKSLSIRYPESVLATMNLSTDDFEREAKFLLAVKLFELGRLTSGQAAQLAESSRFSFLLRCSQYGVPAVQWDDEELDAEFKAKP
- a CDS encoding FMN-binding glutamate synthase family protein codes for the protein MSFSRVNSSSATLTKNRTEDSITTASGMCVTCVDGCIGMCEIGKSAYRGHEVIYPQPFGVITTAAEKRYPVDYSHFNIMGTATGAHGIEMDSDKAIFPAVDLEVHIGNDGGLKFRYPWIISGIGSTNIAKNNWEGLAIGSALSGTGLTIGENVVGMDPGAVFKDGRIVDTVDLKRRVKLYKDHQHDGYGAIIVQANVEDGRLKVQEYAIEKLGVECVELKWGQGAKDIGGEVKIKDLKQAQMLHERGYIVLPDPTDENVIEAFQMGAFKEFERHSRVGMVTEESFAATIDGLRKAGAKYIFLKTGAYRPADLARAISFSSKYKLDLLTVDAAGGGTGMSPWRMMNEWGVPPVELHSLVYQYAKRLSDNNRYLPAIAVNGGFSFEDQIFKGLSMGAPFVKMVGMARAPIAAAMVGKTIGLSITAQQVPVYIERFGNTKDEIFVTASSLRKELGSDAFDKLPTGALGLYTYYERLAQGLRQLMAGSRKFSLEHLSRNDLAALTREAAEISDIQYIMDVDRSEVDGILS
- a CDS encoding FAD-dependent oxidoreductase, yielding MTLKARLAAHNDTDAPTIVIPAGTCCQASGANLLIRAAKGELLQKKLADKVHLRITGCHGFCAMEPSILVEPARTFYPKVNPDDMARIIEAISKGEVIRELLFVDPETGEPIEKQDDIPFFRKQVRTVIGRNEKVDPIRILDYIENDGYQSLVNVISRGDPRFVIDEVKASGLRGRGGAGFPTGQKWELFASQGNRTAKYLICNADEGDPGAYMDRSVLEGNPHSIIEGMLIGAYGTGATEGIIYVRTEYPLAIKHLNTAIRQARHVGLLGKNILGTGFSFDIEIVKGAGAFVCGEETALIRSIEGHMGEPRQRPPFPIVKGLHGKPTMINNVETWANIPVAIAMGGRSFAALGTSGSSGTKIFSLVGKIKNTGLVEVPMGMTLKEVVRDIGGGPAHKAEIKAIQTGGPSGGCIPASKFDLTIDYETLKSVGSIMGSGGMIVMDSNTCMVDVAKYFMGFLKDESCGKCFTCRKGTQRMYELLEDITVGKGTSDHLALLEELALAVKDTTMCGLGQSAPNPVLSTLRYFREEYERHIRDKRCDAFVCKQLVGAPCQAACPVDTEPWRYVALVEKGDYEEAYRVIRSANPLPAVSARVCDRKCESRCNLGVGDGEAIAIRALKRFVTDRVDASVYRPKPGEIKDERVAIIGGGPAGLTAAHSLSLLGYRVTIFEAGDRLGGMLTCTLPAYRLPSHIVREEVESLLNENIHIEYNRALGRDMTIDDVLRTGFKAVFIATGAHESWRLDLDNEDVDGVYPSIDFLKKSKMEGVELARGHVGVIGGGNSAVDAARVALRQKDVTGVSLLYRRTRDEMPAYEEEIEAALEEGVRIETLISPVKIKVRQEEIETAIKEGVELHTLVSPVRIYTEEGRLVGIECMRNRLGEVDATGRRKPVEIPGSGFSLALDTLIVAIGERPDSRAFASMGLKVDGNGRIKVNPRTLETNLEGVFAGGDLVTGPNTVIDAIAAGKKVAGVIDRYLQGRQVEAPLQATLPSVFIPPAMVDDSEAGFTGRAVPPAVAPEKRIKNFIEVEMALPEDEAQHEARRCLRCDLAFTSEASADQ